A region from the Xiphias gladius isolate SHS-SW01 ecotype Sanya breed wild chromosome 20, ASM1685928v1, whole genome shotgun sequence genome encodes:
- the LOC120806075 gene encoding proteinase-activated receptor 3 codes for MGRVLLLLFLLFVPCVSGTLQENVKRRTKEQDTRSEVNVPLPRTFIGIVKIIKLQNETQVSATSHSPPALQSLSNSTAGYLGGPLSTRVIPIIYILVVIVGIPANVAILCALASKIRKVSSAILYCSLAVSDLFLLLSLLFKAHYHLQGNHWALGEAACRVVTACFYGNLYCSAQTLACISIKRYLAVVHPFMYKTLPKRMCTSWVTLAVWVVFGAAVVPELLIRQSYRLPELGRIACHDVLPLDSDSHIFLLYYNLILTVFGLLAPLVVAVVCYARIVYKLNQSHQDWAMYIKVISLVFAIFLVCFVPAGVLHFLHYVQLFVDGTESLYVYFNVAVCLCCLHACLDPFLFLLMSKSARSGRYLRTFKGKTVSISV; via the exons ATGGGGagagttcttcttcttctttttctcctttttgttccGTGTGTAAGTGGTACACTTCAAGAAAATG taaagaggagaacaaaagagcaAGACACCAGGTCTGAGGTTAACGTTCCTCTGCCCAGAACATTTATAGGGATCGTCAAAATCATCAAGTTGCAAAATGAGACTCAAGTTTCCGCTACATCTCATTCCCCTCCAGCGCTGCAGTCACTAAGCAACAGCACAGCGGGGTACCTCGGCGGCCCTCTCAGCACCCGGGTTATCCCCATTATTTATATATTGGTGGTTATTGTCGGGATCCCGGCGAACGTTGCCATCTTGTGCGCGCTGGCCTCCAAAATTAGGAAGGTGTCCTCTGCCATCCTGTACTGCAGCCTGGCTGTCTCcgacctcttcctcctcctctccctcctcttcaaGGCTCACTACCATCTCCAAGGAAACCACTGGGCTCTCGGGGAGGCCGCCTGTCGAGTGGTCACGGCCTGTTTCTATGGCAACCTCTACTGCTCGGCCCAGACACTGGCCTGCATCAGCATCAAGCGCTACCTGGCTGTAGTGCACCCGTTCATGTACAAAACGCTCCCCAAGAGGATGTGCACTAGCTGGGTCACGCTGGCCGTCTGGGTGGTCTTTGGAGCCGCCGTTGTCCCCGAGCTCCTCATCCGGCAGAGCTATCGGCTCCCTGAGCTGGGCCGCATTGCCTGCCATGACGTGCTGCCTCTGGACAGTGACTCCCATATCTTCCTGCTCTACTACAACCTGATCCTGACCGTCTTTGGCCTCCTGGCGCCGCTGGTGGTGGCTGTTGTGTGCTACGCCCGAATCGTCTACAAGCTCAACCAATCGCACCAAGACTGGGCGATGTACATCAAGGTCATCTCACTTGTGTTCGCCATCTTCCTGGTGTGTTTCGTGCCCGCCGGAGTCCTGCACTTCCTCCATTATGTGCAACTGTTTGTGGATGGGACAGAGAGCTTGTACGTGTACTTCAACGTGGCGGTGTGTCTGTGCTGCCTCCATGCCTGTCTGGaccccttcctctttctcttaaTGTCCAAGTCCGCACGCTCCGGGCGATACCTCAGGACCTTTAAAGGCAAGACCGTGAGTATATCTGTCTAA